A window of Novosphingobium terrae contains these coding sequences:
- a CDS encoding FGGY family carbohydrate kinase → MGESAILAIDQGTTNTKALLVAQDGRILASGSSPTQVEHPHPGWAEQDAQSIRRSVAKAVEQALAAAGPVEIAAIGISNQRESVVVWDATAGEPLAPCVIWQCRRSAEICAKLRAQGHEAVIRARSGLQLNPMFSAGKLRWLLDHEPAVGEACAKGRLRAGTVDSWLLWTLTGGQVHACDTGNAARTQLLGLDQAAWDEDLLALFCIDPAILPRILPSDADFGVTAGGFAGLPDGIPIRAMIGDSHAALFGHGIRAPGQAKVTLGTGSSLMTLTQQRPHSSTGLSETIAWSQGGTPAYALEGNITVSTHAAGFASEMLGLDGPEALTALAASVADSDGVSFVPALAGLGAPHWQEEARGIFCGLSLRTRRAHLARAALEGIAHQICDLVEAMQADLPQPIDTLCVDGGGARNDLLLQMLADLSGCRVSRPAQTELSAWGAAAMAAQAIGQPLPTQDHATPIIPAMAPASRESLRRQWRDALAMLAPRPA, encoded by the coding sequence ATGGGGGAGAGCGCGATCCTGGCGATCGATCAGGGCACCACCAACACCAAGGCACTGCTGGTGGCGCAAGACGGTCGCATTCTGGCCAGCGGCTCCTCGCCCACGCAGGTAGAGCATCCCCATCCCGGCTGGGCCGAGCAGGATGCGCAAAGCATTCGCCGCAGTGTGGCCAAGGCGGTGGAACAGGCGCTGGCCGCCGCCGGGCCGGTCGAGATCGCCGCCATCGGCATCTCGAACCAGCGGGAATCGGTAGTGGTGTGGGATGCCACAGCCGGAGAGCCTCTGGCGCCTTGCGTGATCTGGCAATGCCGCCGCTCGGCAGAAATTTGCGCAAAACTGCGCGCTCAGGGCCATGAAGCGGTGATCCGCGCCCGCAGTGGGCTTCAGCTGAACCCGATGTTCTCGGCGGGCAAATTGCGCTGGCTGCTCGACCATGAGCCTGCCGTGGGCGAGGCCTGCGCCAAAGGCCGCCTGCGCGCCGGGACCGTCGACAGCTGGCTGCTCTGGACGCTGACGGGCGGACAGGTCCATGCCTGCGATACGGGCAATGCCGCGCGCACCCAGTTGCTGGGGCTGGATCAGGCCGCATGGGATGAGGACCTGCTCGCCCTGTTTTGCATCGATCCGGCCATTCTGCCGCGCATCCTGCCTTCCGACGCGGACTTCGGCGTGACGGCGGGCGGCTTTGCGGGCCTGCCCGATGGCATTCCCATCCGCGCGATGATAGGCGATTCCCATGCCGCGCTGTTCGGCCATGGCATTCGCGCGCCGGGGCAGGCCAAGGTCACTTTGGGCACCGGCTCCTCGCTGATGACGCTGACGCAGCAGCGTCCGCATTCCAGCACCGGACTTTCGGAAACCATCGCATGGTCGCAGGGAGGAACACCCGCCTATGCGCTGGAAGGCAACATCACCGTCTCCACCCATGCCGCCGGTTTTGCCAGCGAAATGCTCGGCCTTGACGGGCCTGAGGCGCTGACGGCCCTGGCCGCCAGCGTGGCTGACAGCGACGGCGTCAGCTTCGTGCCCGCTTTGGCAGGCCTTGGCGCGCCGCATTGGCAGGAGGAAGCGCGCGGCATCTTCTGCGGCCTCAGCCTGCGCACGCGCCGCGCCCATCTGGCCCGCGCCGCGCTGGAGGGCATCGCCCATCAGATCTGCGATCTGGTCGAGGCGATGCAGGCCGATCTGCCTCAGCCCATCGACACGCTTTGCGTCGATGGCGGCGGGGCGCGCAACGATCTGCTGCTGCAAATGCTGGCCGATCTCTCCGGCTGCCGTGTCAGCCGCCCGGCGCAGACCGAGCTGAGCGCCTGGGGCGCCGCCGCCATGGCTGCGCAGGCCATCGGCCAGCCCCTGCCCACACAAGATCACGCCACGCCGATCATCCCGGCCATGGCCCCTGCAAGCCGCGAAAGCCTGCGCCGCCAATGGCGCGACGCGCTGGCCATGCTGGCACCCCGGCCCGCCTGA
- a CDS encoding transketolase family protein, whose product MSAAASKTGLFDCRDAYVATLEALGAENNDIVAVVNDSVGSSKLGKFRDTFPERLINVGIAEQNMVGVGAGLANGGKVAFVSGASCFLTGRSLEQVKADVAYSQANVKLCGISSGVAYGELGPTHHSIEDVAWLRTMGNIDIIVPADPWETEQAIRHAAATEGPVFIRISRMGVPALERPEDAQFQIGKAEVLHTGDDAAILANGTVVCRALEAAKTLAAEGIHVRVVNMSSMSPIDEAAILAAAQTGAIVTAEEHSVRGGLGGAVAEIVAQHTPCRLKILGFAGFQPTGSAEFLMEQAGLTAEHIAASVRTLLDR is encoded by the coding sequence ATGAGCGCCGCCGCAAGCAAGACCGGCCTCTTCGATTGCCGCGACGCCTATGTCGCCACGCTCGAAGCCTTGGGCGCCGAGAACAACGATATCGTCGCCGTGGTGAATGACAGCGTGGGCTCCAGCAAGCTGGGCAAGTTCCGCGACACATTCCCCGAGCGCCTGATCAATGTCGGCATTGCCGAGCAGAATATGGTCGGTGTGGGCGCGGGCCTTGCCAATGGCGGCAAGGTGGCCTTTGTCAGCGGCGCCTCCTGCTTTCTGACGGGCCGCTCGCTGGAGCAGGTGAAGGCGGACGTTGCCTATTCACAGGCCAATGTGAAGCTTTGCGGCATTTCCAGCGGCGTCGCCTATGGCGAGTTGGGGCCGACGCATCACTCGATTGAGGATGTGGCGTGGCTGCGCACCATGGGCAACATCGACATCATCGTCCCCGCCGACCCGTGGGAGACCGAACAGGCGATCCGCCATGCCGCCGCCACCGAGGGCCCGGTCTTTATCCGCATCAGCCGCATGGGCGTGCCCGCACTGGAACGCCCAGAGGATGCGCAATTCCAGATCGGCAAGGCAGAGGTGCTGCACACAGGCGACGACGCCGCCATCCTCGCCAATGGCACCGTGGTGTGCCGCGCGCTGGAAGCCGCGAAAACCCTCGCGGCAGAGGGCATCCACGTCCGCGTGGTCAATATGAGCAGCATGTCGCCCATCGATGAGGCGGCGATCCTTGCTGCCGCGCAGACCGGCGCCATCGTCACCGCCGAAGAACATTCGGTACGCGGCGGCCTTGGCGGCGCCGTGGCCGAGATCGTGGCGCAGCACACGCCCTGCCGCCTGAAGATCCTCGGCTTTGCGGGCTTCCAACCCACGGGCTCGGCGGAGTTCCTGATGGAGCAGGCCGGACTGACCGCCGAGCATATCGCGGCCAGCGTCCGCACCCTGCTCGACCGGTAA
- a CDS encoding transketolase — MPMPQPLSQSGADTAQRVAHVRTMARWVRQRALRMAFEAKQGHPGGDLSVTDILATLYFDAMRYDPANPRWAGRDRFILSKGHATGALYSTLAKAGFFPEDELTSYMQPLSRLNGHPNRVKIPGVETNTGPLGHGMPIAVGIAIAGQIDKTDYRVFVTTGDGELQEGSNWEAAMTAGHRKLSNLTLIVDRNRLQQGASTEDTVTLEPLADKWRAFGWAVEEVDGHDIAALLPLLDGSLARDKPLCIIANTVKGKGVSFMENKAAWHHGIPNAEQFAQAMQELEA, encoded by the coding sequence ATGCCCATGCCCCAACCCCTGTCGCAATCCGGCGCAGACACAGCCCAGCGCGTCGCTCACGTGCGCACTATGGCCCGCTGGGTGCGCCAGCGCGCTCTGCGCATGGCCTTCGAGGCCAAGCAGGGCCACCCCGGTGGCGACCTTTCGGTCACCGACATTCTGGCCACGCTTTATTTCGATGCGATGCGTTACGATCCCGCCAACCCGCGCTGGGCGGGGCGCGACCGCTTTATCCTTTCCAAGGGCCATGCCACCGGCGCGCTCTACAGCACGCTGGCGAAGGCCGGTTTCTTTCCCGAGGACGAGCTGACCTCCTATATGCAGCCGCTCTCGCGCCTTAACGGACACCCCAACCGGGTGAAGATTCCCGGCGTGGAGACCAACACCGGCCCGCTGGGCCACGGCATGCCCATCGCCGTGGGCATCGCCATCGCCGGGCAGATCGATAAGACCGATTACCGCGTCTTCGTCACCACCGGAGACGGCGAATTGCAGGAAGGCAGCAATTGGGAAGCGGCGATGACCGCAGGCCATCGCAAGCTGTCCAACCTCACGCTGATCGTTGACCGCAACCGCCTGCAACAGGGCGCCTCGACCGAGGACACCGTCACGCTGGAACCGCTGGCCGACAAATGGCGCGCTTTCGGCTGGGCTGTCGAAGAGGTGGACGGCCATGATATCGCCGCGCTGCTTCCGCTGCTCGACGGTTCGCTTGCGCGTGACAAGCCGCTGTGCATCATTGCCAATACGGTGAAGGGCAAGGGCGTGTCTTTCATGGAAAACAAGGCGGCCTGGCACCACGGCATTCCCAATGCCGAACAATTCGCCCAGGCCATGCAGGAGCTGGAAGCATGA
- a CDS encoding DUF2291 family protein: protein MAPKGLNTTLALRFGAAAALVAALGGCKVLTLEQDRQMRAAAQGGFDASALVDGMWQGKVVPALTSAAVPLAPLAGQAKAGSLDAYGAQHGRRASSEAPWVFMVSARGRVVSIDHQSRAGVMVVDVAGVGPVSVALGPVVLSTGLRDSLKFLSFNDLPDQLAYGAVAGALNDHALRAVAPVAAHLTPGAQVDFIGATQAPAEGEPWQVMPLKVTGA from the coding sequence GTGGCCCCCAAGGGACTGAACACCACGCTTGCACTGCGCTTTGGCGCTGCTGCTGCCCTTGTGGCGGCGCTGGGCGGCTGCAAGGTGCTGACGCTGGAGCAGGATCGCCAGATGCGCGCTGCGGCGCAGGGGGGATTCGATGCCTCCGCGCTGGTGGATGGCATGTGGCAGGGCAAGGTGGTTCCGGCGCTGACTTCTGCCGCCGTGCCGTTGGCGCCCCTGGCGGGGCAGGCGAAGGCCGGTTCGCTCGATGCTTACGGTGCGCAGCATGGGCGGCGTGCTTCCAGTGAGGCGCCGTGGGTCTTTATGGTGAGCGCGCGGGGCAGGGTGGTGTCCATCGATCACCAGTCGCGCGCCGGAGTGATGGTGGTGGATGTTGCGGGGGTGGGGCCGGTGTCGGTGGCGCTGGGGCCGGTGGTGCTCTCCACGGGCTTGCGCGATTCTCTGAAGTTTTTGTCCTTCAACGATCTGCCTGATCAGCTGGCCTATGGCGCGGTGGCGGGCGCGTTGAACGATCATGCCTTGCGCGCCGTGGCGCCGGTGGCAGCGCATCTGACGCCCGGAGCGCAGGTCGATTTTATCGGCGCAACCCAGGCGCCTGCCGAGGGTGAGCCATGGCAGGTGATGCCGCTGAAAGTCACCGGCGCATGA
- a CDS encoding sugar ABC transporter ATP-binding protein: protein MAGDAAESHRRMTALLSASGVVKRYGGITALHGVDFAVQAGQVHVLIGENGAGKSTLMKILAGIEAPTEGSLSIDGASVQLNGVRDAARRGIGMVHQELNLCPNLTVAENIFLLGSGSTLLDKDGERKAARGLLARLRQTIDPDRRVDTLSIGEQQIVEIAKALAEECRVLILDEPTSALSEAEVEVLFEVIGDLKRAGVGLVYISHRLEELLRVGDAITIMRDGRIVANRPATQASVGWIIEQMLGENGKLQREASGPCAEGAPVLTLKGVSRGRDRAGAALEYVDLEARAGSILAIYGLLGSGRTEVLEVAFGARAAESGTVTLCGQDITALSIAQRVEKGLLFVSEDRKAQGLFPNLDVGRNMALSDLARFARAGVVQPEKEVSAIGQMIARLGVKAATPQVAITSLSGGNQQKALIGRALMPGPAALLLDEPTRGVDVGARAEVFSRIRQLAQDGLAVVFTTSDVLEALAIADRIVVIAKGRITLDVAAGEASEAMLIGAANAERAVVA from the coding sequence ATGGCAGGTGATGCCGCTGAAAGTCACCGGCGCATGACGGCGCTGCTCTCCGCAAGCGGCGTAGTCAAACGCTATGGCGGGATCACCGCGCTGCATGGCGTGGATTTCGCGGTGCAGGCCGGGCAGGTCCATGTGCTGATCGGCGAGAATGGCGCGGGCAAATCGACGCTGATGAAGATTCTGGCCGGGATCGAGGCGCCCACCGAGGGCAGCCTTTCCATCGATGGCGCGTCGGTGCAACTGAACGGCGTGCGCGATGCTGCGCGGCGGGGCATCGGCATGGTGCATCAGGAGTTGAACCTGTGCCCCAATCTGACCGTGGCGGAGAATATCTTCCTGCTCGGCTCGGGCAGCACGCTGCTGGACAAGGATGGCGAGCGTAAGGCGGCGCGCGGGCTGCTCGCCCGGCTGCGCCAGACCATCGATCCCGATCGCCGCGTCGATACGCTGAGCATCGGTGAGCAGCAGATCGTCGAGATCGCCAAGGCGCTGGCTGAGGAATGCCGGGTGCTGATCCTCGATGAACCCACCTCGGCGCTGAGCGAGGCCGAGGTCGAGGTGCTGTTCGAGGTGATCGGCGATCTGAAACGCGCCGGGGTCGGGCTGGTCTATATCTCGCACCGGCTGGAAGAGCTGCTGCGCGTGGGCGATGCCATCACCATCATGCGCGACGGGCGGATCGTGGCCAATCGGCCTGCTACCCAAGCCAGTGTCGGCTGGATCATCGAGCAGATGCTGGGTGAAAACGGCAAGCTGCAACGCGAGGCCAGCGGTCCTTGCGCGGAAGGTGCGCCGGTGCTGACGCTTAAGGGCGTGTCGCGCGGGCGGGACCGGGCCGGGGCGGCGCTGGAGTATGTCGATCTGGAGGCGCGCGCGGGCTCGATCCTCGCCATCTACGGCCTGCTGGGATCGGGGCGCACCGAAGTGCTGGAGGTTGCCTTTGGCGCTCGCGCGGCGGAGAGCGGCACGGTTACGCTGTGCGGGCAGGACATCACCGCCCTGTCCATTGCCCAGCGGGTGGAGAAGGGCCTGCTCTTCGTCTCCGAAGACCGCAAGGCGCAGGGGTTGTTTCCCAATCTGGATGTGGGGCGCAATATGGCGCTCAGCGATCTGGCGCGCTTTGCCCGCGCAGGCGTGGTTCAGCCCGAGAAAGAGGTCAGTGCCATCGGCCAGATGATCGCGCGGCTGGGGGTGAAGGCAGCCACGCCTCAGGTGGCGATCACCTCACTGTCGGGCGGCAATCAGCAGAAGGCGTTGATCGGGCGGGCACTGATGCCTGGTCCCGCCGCGTTGCTGCTCGATGAGCCGACGCGCGGGGTCGATGTCGGCGCGCGGGCCGAGGTCTTTTCCCGCATCCGCCAGCTGGCGCAGGACGGGCTGGCGGTGGTCTTTACCACCAGCGATGTGCTGGAAGCGCTGGCCATCGCTGACCGCATCGTGGTGATCGCCAAGGGGCGGATCACGCTGGATGTGGCGGCGGGCGAGGCCAGCGAGGCGATGCTGATCGGCGCGGCCAATGCGGAAAGAGCGGTGGTTGCATGA
- a CDS encoding ABC transporter permease, translating into MATSIEPQAVEPQGKAQAMALLLKFRTVLALVVVVAIFAVLAPNFLSLGNALIMLKHIAIVAILAIGMTFVILTGGIDLSVGSIAGLAGMVAGALILNGLPLTALGLVIYPSVPLMVAMVVTLGAALGLFNGLMVNRFQVAPFIATLGMLYMARGAAMLMSNGATFPNLVGNPALGNEGFSWLGAGMVLGIPVPVWILAIIALGAGFVAARTTFGRRVYAVGGSERAALLSGVRVDRIKYAVYAISGAMAAVVGMLVASDLEAAHPASGESFELSSIAAVVLGGASLTGGRGTIAGTLTGACVIGVLGDGMVMVGISEFWQMVIKGAVIVTAVVLDRLQERLG; encoded by the coding sequence TTGGCCACCAGTATCGAACCGCAAGCCGTCGAACCTCAGGGAAAGGCGCAGGCCATGGCGCTGTTGCTGAAATTCCGCACGGTGCTGGCGCTGGTGGTGGTGGTGGCGATCTTTGCCGTGCTGGCGCCCAATTTTCTGTCGCTTGGTAATGCGCTGATCATGCTCAAGCACATTGCCATCGTGGCGATTCTGGCCATCGGTATGACCTTTGTGATCCTGACCGGGGGCATCGATCTCTCGGTGGGTTCGATTGCCGGGCTGGCCGGGATGGTGGCCGGGGCGCTGATCCTCAATGGCCTGCCGCTGACGGCGCTGGGCTTGGTGATCTATCCCTCGGTGCCCTTGATGGTGGCGATGGTGGTAACGCTGGGCGCTGCCCTGGGCCTGTTCAACGGGCTGATGGTCAACCGCTTTCAGGTGGCGCCCTTTATCGCCACTCTGGGCATGCTCTATATGGCGCGCGGCGCGGCGATGCTGATGTCCAACGGCGCGACCTTCCCCAATCTTGTCGGCAATCCGGCGCTGGGCAATGAGGGGTTCTCATGGCTGGGCGCGGGAATGGTGCTGGGCATTCCGGTGCCGGTGTGGATTTTGGCGATCATCGCGCTGGGCGCGGGTTTTGTCGCCGCGCGCACCACCTTTGGGCGCCGCGTCTATGCCGTTGGCGGCAGCGAAAGGGCCGCTTTGCTCTCGGGCGTGCGGGTGGATCGCATCAAATATGCCGTCTACGCCATTTCCGGGGCGATGGCGGCGGTGGTCGGCATGCTGGTCGCCTCCGATCTGGAGGCGGCGCATCCGGCTTCGGGTGAATCATTCGAACTCAGCAGCATTGCTGCGGTGGTGTTGGGCGGGGCTTCTCTGACCGGCGGGCGCGGCACCATTGCGGGCACGCTGACAGGTGCCTGCGTCATCGGTGTGCTGGGCGACGGTATGGTGATGGTCGGGATCAGCGAATTCTGGCAGATGGTTATCAAGGGCGCGGTGATCGTCACCGCTGTGGTTCTTGATCGTTTGCAGGAAAGGCTGGGTTGA
- a CDS encoding DeoR/GlpR family DNA-binding transcription regulator, with product MAQEKHEDEHRRSEGSGARFAEGRRAEIMEWMREEGSARVRDLSKAFNVSEVTIRQDLERLEADGQIERVHGGAYLKSVPHQVRSMALQHHENMDAKQRIGRAAAALVGDGETITLDSGSTTSEVAAGLLERRDLTVITNGLNIALMLGAQPSITVLMPGGQFKAPTLSVSGEGSADYFNGLFVKSLFLAAAAVSIEEGITIPSLGDLPIKRAMIASAEKVWLVVDSSKIGRRSFSAIGPVSMIHGLITDSGISDADRARFEDAGIEVIVA from the coding sequence ATGGCGCAAGAGAAGCATGAGGACGAACATCGTCGTTCTGAAGGCAGCGGCGCGCGCTTCGCCGAAGGGCGCCGGGCCGAGATCATGGAATGGATGCGCGAGGAAGGCAGCGCGCGGGTGCGCGACCTCTCCAAGGCCTTCAATGTCTCGGAGGTGACGATCCGTCAGGATCTGGAGCGGCTGGAAGCCGATGGCCAGATCGAGCGGGTGCATGGCGGGGCCTATCTCAAATCCGTGCCGCATCAGGTGCGCTCGATGGCGCTGCAGCATCATGAGAATATGGATGCCAAGCAGCGCATCGGTCGCGCTGCCGCCGCGCTGGTTGGTGATGGCGAGACGATCACGCTGGATAGCGGCTCGACCACCTCGGAAGTGGCGGCGGGCCTGCTGGAGCGGCGCGATCTGACGGTCATCACCAATGGCCTCAACATCGCGCTGATGCTGGGCGCTCAGCCCTCGATCACCGTGCTGATGCCGGGTGGGCAGTTCAAGGCGCCCACCCTGTCGGTCAGCGGCGAGGGGTCGGCGGATTATTTCAACGGGCTTTTCGTGAAGAGCCTGTTTCTGGCGGCGGCGGCGGTCTCCATCGAGGAGGGGATTACCATTCCCTCGCTGGGCGATCTGCCGATCAAGCGGGCGATGATCGCCAGCGCGGAGAAGGTCTGGCTGGTGGTCGATTCCAGCAAGATCGGGCGTCGCAGTTTTTCAGCCATCGGGCCGGTCAGCATGATCCATGGCCTGATCACCGACAGCGGCATCTCGGACGCCGACAGGGCGCGGTTCGAGGATGCGGGAATAGAGGTTATTGTTGCATGA
- a CDS encoding D-ribose ABC transporter substrate-binding protein, giving the protein MKLGRGTVVGIALGAVALGALAFWGQAAHKASNLIVVITPSLDNPFFGQEALGAQARASELGYQTLKFSHGDDAFRQSELIDTAIARNAAAIILDNAGSEASVAAVRKAKNAGIPVFLIDREIAARGVAKVQIVSNNYQGAMQGAQAFAQGLGEKGDYVELVGKESDTNAAIRSKGFHQVLDQYPALHLTARQSANWSQSEAFTKVQSILQAHPEIKGVIAGNDTMAMGAIAALQGAGRQDVVVVGFDGSNDVRDAIQQGKAVATVLQPAWRQAQFAVELADRFLKTGSTGQDEKLIMDCLLITRANAARLNNFALGR; this is encoded by the coding sequence ATGAAGCTTGGGCGTGGCACGGTTGTGGGGATTGCCTTGGGCGCGGTGGCGCTGGGCGCGCTGGCCTTTTGGGGACAGGCGGCACATAAGGCATCCAATCTGATCGTGGTCATCACGCCCTCGCTGGACAATCCCTTCTTCGGTCAGGAGGCTTTGGGCGCTCAGGCGCGGGCGTCCGAACTGGGTTATCAGACGCTGAAATTCTCGCACGGTGACGATGCCTTCAGGCAGAGCGAGCTAATCGACACCGCCATCGCCCGCAATGCCGCCGCGATCATCCTCGACAATGCCGGGTCGGAGGCCAGTGTGGCCGCCGTGCGCAAGGCGAAGAATGCGGGCATCCCGGTCTTCCTGATCGATCGCGAAATCGCGGCGCGCGGGGTGGCCAAGGTGCAGATCGTCTCGAACAATTATCAGGGCGCGATGCAGGGGGCTCAGGCCTTTGCGCAGGGCCTTGGAGAAAAGGGCGATTATGTCGAGCTGGTCGGCAAGGAGTCCGATACCAATGCGGCGATCCGCTCCAAGGGCTTCCATCAGGTGCTGGACCAGTATCCGGCCCTGCATCTGACCGCGCGGCAATCGGCCAACTGGAGCCAGTCCGAGGCCTTCACCAAGGTGCAGTCGATCCTTCAGGCCCACCCCGAGATCAAGGGGGTGATTGCCGGGAATGACACGATGGCGATGGGCGCCATCGCTGCCCTGCAGGGGGCCGGGCGGCAGGATGTGGTGGTGGTCGGCTTCGATGGCTCCAACGATGTGCGCGATGCCATCCAGCAGGGCAAGGCGGTGGCCACGGTGTTGCAACCGGCATGGCGGCAGGCGCAGTTTGCCGTCGAGCTGGCGGATCGCTTCCTGAAAACCGGCAGCACCGGGCAGGATGAGAAGCTGATTATGGACTGCCTGCTGATTACTCGCGCCAATGCCGCGCGTCTGAACAATTTTGCCCTCGGGCGCTGA
- a CDS encoding sugar phosphate isomerase/epimerase family protein, protein MSKLTFGAGIWHFATYLDRYATDGYGPAKTLIEMIDLAGQVRDLSVVDINAPWSPEISVDEVEVALKRNNLSVIGITPEIYTREFSKGAFTNPDAGVRRRANEMCNQAADLVRRFGASYVKLWPGQDGWDYPFQADYKQIWRYSVEGIGELASQNPDLKFVIEYKPREPRVHMSYSSVARTLLGIEAMGLPNVGILLDFGHALFGGESPADSAQLAIDHGRLFGMDVNDNLRSWDDDMVAGTVHPIELFEFFYTLRKNKWEGVWQLDQFPFRENCVEAADMAIDFLKHIDGALDRLDWDALQAAQDRQDAMGAQKIARQALFGF, encoded by the coding sequence ATGAGCAAGCTGACCTTCGGTGCCGGTATCTGGCACTTTGCCACCTATCTCGACCGCTATGCCACCGATGGCTATGGCCCGGCCAAGACGCTGATCGAGATGATCGATCTGGCGGGGCAGGTGCGCGATCTCTCGGTGGTGGACATCAATGCGCCGTGGAGCCCGGAAATTTCGGTCGATGAGGTCGAGGTGGCGTTGAAGCGCAACAACCTCTCGGTGATCGGCATCACGCCGGAGATTTATACGCGGGAATTTTCCAAGGGCGCTTTCACGAACCCCGACGCCGGTGTGCGTCGCCGTGCCAATGAGATGTGCAATCAGGCCGCCGATCTGGTGCGCCGTTTTGGGGCATCTTACGTGAAGCTGTGGCCGGGGCAGGATGGCTGGGACTATCCTTTTCAGGCCGATTACAAGCAGATCTGGCGCTATTCGGTGGAAGGCATCGGTGAGCTGGCCAGCCAGAATCCGGACCTTAAATTCGTCATCGAATACAAGCCGCGCGAGCCGCGCGTCCATATGAGCTATTCCTCGGTCGCCCGCACGCTGTTGGGGATCGAGGCGATGGGGCTTCCCAACGTGGGCATTTTGCTCGACTTCGGCCATGCGCTGTTCGGCGGGGAAAGCCCGGCGGATTCCGCGCAGCTGGCCATCGATCATGGCCGCCTGTTCGGCATGGATGTGAACGACAATCTGCGCAGCTGGGACGATGATATGGTGGCGGGCACCGTCCACCCCATCGAGCTGTTCGAATTCTTCTACACGCTGCGCAAGAACAAATGGGAAGGCGTGTGGCAGCTCGACCAGTTCCCCTTCCGCGAAAACTGTGTGGAGGCTGCCGATATGGCCATCGATTTCCTCAAGCACATCGATGGCGCGCTGGACCGGCTGGACTGGGACGCGCTGCAGGCCGCGCAGGACAGGCAGGATGCCATGGGCGCCCAGAAGATTGCCCGGCAGGCGCTGTTTGGCTTCTGA